Proteins co-encoded in one Cytobacillus sp. NJ13 genomic window:
- a CDS encoding RNA-binding S4 domain-containing protein, translating into MRLDKFLKVSRLIKRRTLAKEVSDQGRISINGQQAKASSTVKVGDELQIRFGQKLVTVKVERLQETTRKEEAAEMYSIVKEEKVESEA; encoded by the coding sequence ATGAGATTAGATAAATTCTTAAAAGTCTCAAGGCTGATAAAGAGAAGAACACTGGCAAAAGAGGTTTCAGACCAAGGGAGAATTTCAATAAATGGACAGCAGGCCAAAGCAAGCTCAACCGTTAAAGTGGGAGATGAGCTTCAAATCCGCTTTGGCCAGAAACTGGTAACGGTAAAAGTGGAGCGCCTGCAGGAAACAACCCGCAAGGAAGAGGCAGCAGAAATGTACTCGATTGTTAAGGAAGAGAAAGTGGAATCGGAAGCATAA
- the mazG gene encoding nucleoside triphosphate pyrophosphohydrolase, with protein MKKITILGLGAGDLDQLPFGVYRKLKQAEALYLRTKEHPVLRDLEQEGLPYQSFDHIYEKHEKFEEVYEEICEFLLEEALAKEITYGVPGHPLVAERTVQLLIERAPQRGIEIMIGGGQSFLDPLFQALKIDPIEGFQLLDGTGLKRDEIQVAQHVIIGQVYDQFVASDVKLTLMEKLPYDYEVYIVTAAGSKEEVIKKVQLHELDHNMELNNLTSVYVPPVKDDAVLYKDFSKLRSIISELRGPNGCPWDKKQTHESLKKYLIEEAYELIEAIDNDDSEHMTEELGDVLLQVMLHAQIGEDEGYFSIDDVIEGLSEKMVRRHPHVFGDVQAEDEEDVLKNWQSIKQEEKGEKQESMMDSVPKSFPNLMRAAEIQKKAAKVGFDWKEVEPAWEKVKEEIAEFEKEAVNSSPEMESEFGDILFALVNIARFYKIDAEEAARKTNEKFIRRFTYVEERVMMSGRNFENFTLDQLDEFWNEAKAKGY; from the coding sequence TCGAACAAGAAGGACTGCCGTATCAGTCTTTTGATCATATCTACGAAAAGCATGAGAAATTTGAAGAAGTGTATGAGGAAATTTGTGAATTTCTCCTGGAAGAAGCTCTTGCGAAAGAAATTACATATGGAGTTCCAGGCCATCCGCTGGTTGCGGAACGTACGGTGCAGCTTCTCATAGAGCGTGCCCCGCAGAGAGGCATTGAGATTATGATCGGAGGAGGACAAAGCTTCCTTGATCCTCTATTTCAGGCTTTGAAAATTGATCCAATTGAAGGGTTTCAGCTGCTGGATGGAACCGGTCTAAAACGAGATGAGATCCAGGTGGCCCAGCACGTTATCATTGGACAGGTTTATGATCAGTTTGTTGCGAGCGACGTCAAGCTGACACTAATGGAAAAACTGCCTTACGATTACGAGGTTTATATTGTAACAGCTGCCGGCAGCAAGGAAGAGGTTATTAAAAAAGTGCAGCTGCATGAACTGGATCATAATATGGAGCTGAATAACTTAACTTCTGTATACGTGCCTCCTGTAAAAGATGATGCCGTTCTCTATAAAGATTTTTCAAAACTGCGGAGCATTATTTCGGAACTGCGGGGGCCAAACGGCTGTCCGTGGGATAAAAAGCAAACTCATGAATCATTGAAGAAATATTTAATTGAAGAAGCCTATGAGCTGATTGAAGCGATCGATAATGATGATAGCGAGCATATGACAGAAGAACTGGGAGATGTCCTTCTCCAGGTGATGCTTCATGCTCAGATAGGCGAGGACGAGGGCTATTTTAGCATCGATGATGTGATCGAGGGCCTTTCGGAAAAAATGGTCCGCCGTCATCCCCATGTCTTTGGGGATGTCCAGGCTGAAGATGAAGAGGATGTGCTGAAGAATTGGCAGAGCATTAAGCAGGAAGAGAAGGGTGAAAAGCAGGAGTCCATGATGGATTCTGTACCGAAATCATTCCCGAACTTAATGAGAGCGGCTGAAATTCAGAAAAAAGCAGCAAAAGTCGGCTTTGACTGGAAGGAAGTTGAGCCTGCCTGGGAGAAGGTAAAAGAAGAGATTGCCGAATTCGAGAAGGAAGCCGTGAACTCCAGCCCCGAGATGGAGTCGGAATTTGGCGATATCCTGTTTGCACTTGTGAATATTGCACGTTTCTATAAAATTGATGCCGAAGAAGCTGCGAGAAAAACCAATGAAAAATTCATTCGCCGTTTTACATATGTAGAAGAACGGGTAATGATGAGCGGCAGAAATTTTGAAAACTTTACGCTTGACCAGCTTGATGAATTTTGGAATGAGGCAAAAGCCAAAGGTTATTAA
- a CDS encoding septum formation initiator family protein, which translates to MSVTKKKNVAKMETSYVKQQEAAEISAGRKKKLLFRRLAAFLTLAAVVSFFMISTLVTQSAALEEKVEEKTRLDQELSDLKKKEVMLEEEIVKLNDDEYIAKLARKDYFLSDNNEIIFNLPEEEAEKEKKKEKKAD; encoded by the coding sequence GTGAGTGTCACCAAGAAGAAAAATGTAGCCAAAATGGAAACCAGCTATGTCAAACAGCAGGAAGCAGCAGAGATCAGTGCGGGCCGTAAGAAAAAGCTATTATTTCGCAGATTAGCGGCATTTTTAACACTGGCAGCCGTCGTTTCATTTTTTATGATCTCCACACTCGTTACGCAGTCTGCTGCTCTGGAAGAAAAAGTGGAAGAGAAAACCCGGCTGGACCAGGAGCTTTCTGACCTGAAGAAAAAGGAAGTCATGCTCGAAGAAGAAATTGTTAAGCTGAATGATGATGAGTATATCGCGAAGCTTGCCCGTAAAGATTACTTCCTATCTGACAATAATGAAATCATTTTTAACCTCCCTGAAGAAGAGGCGGAAAAAGAAAAGAAAAAGGAAAAAAAGGCCGATTGA
- the yabP gene encoding sporulation protein YabP, with product MSQYYESSSNKTNTQEHDVIMRGRRLLDITGVKQVESFDNEEFLLETVMGFLAIRGQNLQMKNLDVDKGIVSIKGKVFDLVYIDDQNGDKAKGFFSKLFR from the coding sequence ATGAGTCAATATTACGAGTCAAGCTCAAACAAAACCAATACTCAGGAACATGATGTCATTATGAGAGGCAGAAGGCTGCTTGATATTACTGGCGTTAAACAGGTCGAAAGCTTTGATAATGAAGAGTTTTTGCTGGAGACGGTGATGGGCTTCCTGGCCATTAGAGGGCAGAATCTGCAGATGAAGAATCTGGATGTGGACAAGGGAATTGTTTCCATCAAGGGGAAGGTATTTGACCTTGTTTATATTGACGATCAGAATGGAGATAAAGCTAAAGGCTTCTTTAGCAAGTTGTTCCGATGA
- a CDS encoding S1 domain-containing RNA-binding protein, which translates to MSIEVGSKLKGKVTGITKFGAFVELPEGSTGLVHISEVADKYVKDINEHLKVGDMVEVKVINVEKDGKIGLSIKKAKDRPERSERPERGDRKEFRPNSNSGRPRHNRSNDHRPKENFEAKMSRFLKDSEDRLSSLKRHTESKRGGRGAKRG; encoded by the coding sequence ATGTCAATCGAAGTAGGCAGCAAGTTAAAAGGAAAGGTCACTGGCATTACAAAATTCGGAGCATTTGTGGAGCTGCCGGAAGGCTCAACGGGTCTGGTGCACATAAGTGAAGTCGCTGACAAGTATGTAAAAGATATTAATGAGCACCTCAAAGTGGGTGACATGGTTGAGGTAAAAGTCATTAATGTCGAAAAGGACGGCAAGATTGGATTATCCATCAAAAAGGCAAAAGACCGGCCTGAGCGTTCTGAAAGACCTGAAAGAGGCGACAGAAAAGAATTCAGACCTAATTCAAACTCTGGCCGACCTCGCCATAACAGATCAAACGACCATCGCCCTAAAGAAAACTTTGAAGCCAAAATGTCTCGTTTCCTAAAGGACAGCGAAGATCGTCTGTCATCGCTAAAACGCCATACTGAATCCAAACGCGGAGGAAGAGGCGCTAAACGAGGATAA
- the yabQ gene encoding spore cortex biosynthesis protein YabQ: MTLTTQFVTMLAMIGMGSVFGAALDTYNRFLQRTKRKSWLVFINDILFWLVQGLAIFYILFLVNKGELRFYIFIALLCGFAAYQGLFKKMYLRVLEISIRMAISIYRFFVKTFTLLIYKPIQGLILALIAIAIMLGKGLYSLLKVILRVFWFILKVVFLPVKWILSLLWKLLPKKIKKTVEKLYNKLAGYLQQIKNYVLKWIAKWKKPKE, encoded by the coding sequence ATGACACTGACCACTCAATTTGTGACTATGCTGGCGATGATCGGCATGGGAAGTGTATTTGGGGCTGCCCTTGATACGTATAATCGTTTCCTGCAAAGGACCAAGCGGAAAAGCTGGCTTGTTTTTATTAATGATATTCTTTTTTGGCTCGTACAGGGCCTGGCAATCTTCTATATTTTATTTCTGGTGAATAAAGGCGAATTAAGGTTTTATATTTTCATTGCTTTGCTGTGCGGTTTTGCCGCTTATCAAGGCTTATTTAAGAAAATGTATCTGCGGGTATTGGAGATATCCATCCGGATGGCGATCTCCATATACCGCTTTTTCGTGAAGACCTTTACTTTGCTCATCTATAAACCCATCCAGGGTCTTATTTTGGCATTAATTGCGATAGCCATTATGCTTGGAAAAGGACTTTATTCCCTTTTAAAAGTCATACTTCGAGTCTTTTGGTTCATCTTGAAAGTAGTTTTTCTGCCTGTCAAATGGATTTTGTCACTTTTGTGGAAATTATTGCCGAAAAAGATTAAAAAAACAGTCGAGAAGTTATATAATAAATTGGCAGGATATTTACAGCAGATAAAGAATTATGTTTTAAAATGGATTGCAAAGTGGAAAAAACCTAAAGAGTAA